GCCGGATGCGTCAGCCCGGCCAAGCTGGCGAGCGGATCAACCAACCTGCACGGCTTCTTTCCCGCCGATCGGAGCGCCACCATCCTGGCCGGCGGTCAGGCCGGACCGCCCGCAACTCCCACTGTGGAGAACTCATGGGTGGATCCCAAGGTGGGCGTGGTCGACACCCCGTTCGTCACGCTGCCCGGCCTCACCAGCGGCGCCTGCGCCTCCAACGACTCCGCCGACTGGCTGGAGATCACCGTCAACGGCGACCCTGCCGACCCGCGGGCCGACAACATCGGTGGCGACCTGTCGCCCCAGTGGGGCCTGCACCTGGTGGACATCAGCCTGGTGATGGGCGATATTCAGACCGCGGTGGACTCCCAGACCTCCGCCTACACGGGCTGAGCCGTGCACCTGATCGTGGTCGAGCACGAGGCAGCGGCCTCGGTCGGGCGTCTGGCCCCCCACCTGGTCGAGCACCGGGTGACCACCGTCCGGCCCGCGAATGGTGACCCGTTCCCCGTCGTCGCAGACCGTGATGATGCCGGCGGCGAAGCCGACAACCAGGTGGACGGCGTGATCGTGCTCGGTGGCTCGATGGGCGCCTACGAGGAGTTCGCCCACCCGTGGCTGATCGATGAGAAGTGTTGGATCGCACAGGTGGTTGGCGCCCAGGTGCCGCTGTTGGGCATCTGCCTCGGCTCGCAACTGTTGGCCGACGCCACCGGTGGGCGGGCATACCGGGCCGAGGGCCGGTTGGAGGCCGGGGTCCTCAACCTGCACCTGACCGACGCCGGACAGGTCGACCCGGTGGTTGCCAAGGCAGGACCCCGGGTGTTCGCCGTGCACGGCGACACCTTCGAACTGCCTCCGGACGCCACCCTGATGGCGCGAACCGACGACTACCAGCAGGCATTTCGCATCGGTTCGGCACTTGGCGTGCAATTTCACCCCGAAACCGACGCCGACACGGCCATCGACTGGGCACAGTCACTCGTCGGCCCGGTGCTCGACCGGGCCGGGGTCACCCAGTCCGAGTTCGCCACGCAACTTCGCGACGCCGAAGACGAACTCGCGTCCGCCGCACACAACCTCTTCGCCGCCTGGCTCGACGAGGTGGACCGCAGGATCACGACCCCCGGGTGGGTGCAGGCCGCTCGGGCAAGGCACACTTCACAGGCACTGACCGTTGTTCCCATTCCCGAAGGACTCCCCGTGAAGATCGATTTCTGGTTTGACCCCGCCTGCCCCTGGTGCTGGCTCACGTCGCGCTGGGTGGAGACCGTGGTCCCCAAGCGCGACCTGGAGATCACGTGGCGCTCGATCAGCCTGTTCTTCAAGAACAACCCCGACCCCGACCACAGGCTGTACGAGCCCACCCTGTGGAGCCGCAACCTGCTCCGGGTGGTCGAAGCCGTGCGAGAGGCCGGGCACGAGGATCGCGTCGGCGAGCTCTACACCCGCTTCGGCACCCACATCCATCACGAGGAGAGCATCGACTTCCACGTGGCCGACGATCTGGAAGCGCTGGGGCTCGACCCAGCCTTGGCGGCGGCTCTTGACGACGAGACCTACGACGACGCCATCCGAGCGTCAATGGACGCGGCGTTGGACCTCACCGGGGAGGACGTCGGCACACCCCTGATCGCCTTTGACGACACCGACGGCGAGCGGGTTGGACTCTTCGGTCCGGTGATGTCCAACGTGCCCACCGGCGACGCGGCCGTCGAGGCCTGGGACGCCTTCGTCACGTTGGCCCGGACGCCCGGCTTTTGGGAGACCAAGCGCTCCCGCAGCGAGAACCCAAACCTTGACAGCGTGCCCCCCGGCGTCCGCTGCGAACCCCCGACAGCGGGGTCGAACTAGCTCAGCGCGGCGGCGACCAAGCCCAGATAATCGATGTGGGCCTCGGTGGAATCCAACCCGAGCCCCATGGTGACGATACCGGCGTGGGTCCCGCCCGAGGCACGCCACTGCTGCACCTTGGCAGCCACGTCTCCTGGGCCCTTGTTCGACAGGATCAGGTACTCGGCACCAAACCCGTCCAGCGGTCGCCCGGCCTCATGGAGCAGGTCCTTCAACCGCTCCCACGACCGCTGCACACCGATGCGTGGCCCACCGAAGATGAACCCGTCACCAAGCGCCACCGCTCGACGCAGCGACGCGTCTCCGAAGCCGCCGATCCACACCGGCACCGGCTGAAGCGGGCGGGGCAGGATGCCGGCACGGTCCACCCGGTCGAAACGCCCCGCAAAACTGACGGTGCGCTCGCTCCAGTAGCGACGCAGCAGGCCGATCTGCTCGTCGGCCCGCCTGCCCCGGGTGGAGAAGTCCTCGCCGAGCGCGTCGTACTCCACCGGGTTCCAACCAACGCCCACGCCCATGCGAAATCGATCACCCGAGAGCACCGCCAGGTCGGCGGCCTGCTTGGCCACCAGGGCCGTTTGACGTTGGGGCAGGATCAGGATGCCGGACGCAAACTCCAGCGTCTCGCTGCGACCGGCCAGATAGGCAAACAACACGAACGGATCGTGAAATGGATCATCCTCGTCGTAGGGGCCGGTGAGCTCTGGCTCTCGGTTCGCGTGATCGGCGCCCAGCACGTGGTCATAGGCCACCAGGTGCCGGTAACCCTGGGCCTCAACAGCGTCGGCGAGCGACCGCACCGCTTCGGGGTCGCCGTTCAATTCAATCTGCGGGTAGACGACGCCCACCTGGATGCCGGCGTCAATGCTCACCGCGATGCTCCGCCCGTCGCTCCTCCGGTGGCATCCGCCGAGTACACCGGCAGATCGAGCATGGTCACCAAACCGGGCTCGGCGGCCACCACGGCCGGGACGGCGTTCAGCACGTGCATGGCGGTGGCCAGGCATCCGGCAAAGTTGTGGTCGCCGTTGGGCGAGCTCAACCCCAACTCGAGGGTGACGTTGGGGTCGCCGGTGATCTCGATGCGATAGCCCGAGCCCTGGGGCCAGTCGGGCCGGTCCTCGTCTCGCAGCCGGGTGACGTGCTCCAACACGATGCGCTCGACACCGTCGATCATGCCGACCACCTCGAAGCGCATGCCGGAGATGCCTCCGACGGGCACGGAGCCCGACGCGATCTCGATGGGCTCGTCCGCGTGGATCACCTCGTGGCGCTCGACGATCTCATCGAAGCTCAGGCCGACCGCCTGGGCCACCAGCTCGATCACCGGGCCCCATGCGATCGACGTGGTGCCCTGGGCCAGCAGCAGCGACTCGGCCTCGTCGGCCTTACCGAACCCCATGATCTCAAACATGGTGAACGGGTTGTTCCAGGTGGCGTAGTTGACGATTTCAACCATTCGCACCGTGTCCACCTGCTTGCATAACGCCAGAGCGCCAATGGTGACGCCCACGTTGCCAAACCCCGGGTCGATGCCCGAGGTGTACAGGGTGGCGCCACCCTCGATGGCGGCGGCCCGCAGCCTGTCGGCCACGCCGGGCCCGGCCGACTCGGGGAACAGCAGCGGCACGTGCGACGTGTTGACCACGTTCTTGCCCAGGCGCAGCATGCGTTCCAGGTCGTCGATGACCCCGTCGGGGCGAAGATCACTGTTGGCGGTGTAACAGACCACCTCGGCGTCGGAGGCCAGCAGCTCGTCGGCATCGCGGGTGGCGATCACGCCGGTGGGTTCGATGCCCACCAGCCCACCGGCGTCGATGCCCTCTTTGGATTCCGAGTGCACCCACAGCCCTGCCAGCTCCAGCTGTGGATGGGCGACGATGCCCCGAACGGCATGCTCGCCCACCGTGCCGGTTGCCCACTGGATCACCTTGATCGTCATTGGACACGCTCCAAGAGCACCAGCGGAATCACCCGGTCGGTCGAGGCCTGATAGTCGTCGTAGGCCGGCCACACGTCGGTGGCCCGTTTCCACCAGGTGGCCTTCTCCTTCCCACCGCTCTCCCGGGCAACCAACTCGTGCACCTCGGCTCCGTCCTGGATGGTCGCCTCGGCCTCATCGGCCAGGTTGTGGTACCACTCGGGATGGTTCGGCGCCCCACCCATCGAGGCGACGACCGCGTAGCTGCCGTCGTGTTCCACCCGAATCAAGGGCGTCTTGCGCAGGTTGCCCGACTTGTGGCCACGCGTGGTGAGGATCACGCATGGCGCCCCCTCCATCTCGCCGCCCTCCTCACCTCCGCTGGACTCATACTGGGCCACCTGGGTGGCGATCGGTTCCCAGGGGCTGGGCACGTACATTCCGATGAGCGGCATCTCCCTACGGTACCCGTAACATTGCTCCATGGAGACCGCGCCACCCACCGACTCCGGCGGAGCGACCGCCGGGCCGGTCCACTCAATGGTGCCTCCGGCTTCGGCCCTACCCGACGTCCTTCCCACCGACCGGCTGGCAGCGTCGGGCAAAGCCAAGCCTCCGCTGCGCGACGACCTCCGCCGAGTCGCTTCCTACCGCAACATCGGCACCGTCATGGGCCTGTGGGCCGTCATCGTCGGCGCCTGGGTAGCGGCGTTCTGGTGGGACGCTCCCGTGGGTTTCGCAGCGCTCTTCGTGTTCATGGGCCCGATGTTCGCCCGGTTGGCGATCCTGGCCCACGAGGCCGCTCATCGGCTGTTGTTTCGCAACCGCCAAGCCAATGACGTCGTCGGCAACTGGCTGCTGGCCTGCCCCGGGTTCGTGCCGTTCTCCCTGTATCGCCGCAGCCACTTCGCTCACCACCGGGACGAGTTCGGTCCCGACGAGCCCGACATCGCGCTGTACGCCGGCTACCCGATCAGCCGGGCGTCATTGCGGCGCAAGCTGACCCGCGATGCGCTGGGCAGTTCGGGCTGGAAGAACCTGAAGCCCCTCCTACGGTCGATGCGCAGCGCAGAGGGCCGCCGCATCGGCGGCTCGATCCTGGGTGTTCAGGCTGCGATCTGGGTGGTCACCGCGCTTGCCACCGGCGCATGGTGGGCGTACCCGGTGTTGTGGCTGGGGCCATGGATGACGCTGTGGCGGGTGCTGAATCGGCTCCGGGCCATCGCCGAGCACGGCGGCATGGAGCGGTCGAAGGACCGACGTCGCACCACCCACCACATCCACCAGAGTCGAACTGCCGACTGCTGGATCACGCCCTACAACACCGGCTGGCACCTGGCCCATCACACCGACATGGGCGTGCCGTGGCGCAACCTGCCGCGCTACCACGCCGAGCTTGAGGCAGCCGGGTGGATCACCCCCGAGATCACCTACCCCAGCTACCGGGCGTTCTGGAAGGCGGCCTCGACCGGGTAGCCCCCACAGAGCCGACCCACGGAACCGGACCCGCAGGTCTTCTGGGTAGCGTTGGGCCATGCCCGCCACGCAACCCCCCTCCCAGCCGTCCGCCCAGGCCCAGATCACCTTTCCTGGATCGTCCCGGTCGTGCGCCCCCCTCGGCGTCGGCACCTGGGCGTGGGGCGACATGAGCACCTGGGGCATGGGCGGCTACGACACCAACCTGACCGAGCAGACGATCTCCGAAGCATTCGATGCGTCAATGGAGGCGGGCGTCACCTTGTTTGACACCGCCGAGGTGTACGGCGGTGGGGAGAGCGAGCGCATCATCGGCCGCCTGCTGGCCAACGACCAGGCCCGGCGCGAACGGGCAATCCTGGCCACCAAGTTCATGCCGTCCCCCTGGAAACTCAACGTGCGCACCGCCCTGCGCACTGCGCTGGAGGGTTCACTCGAGCGCCTCGGCGTCGACCGGGTGGACCTGTACCAACTGCACGGGCCGGTCAGCCTCCGCTCGCACTCGGCGCTGGCCGACGCGCTGGCCGAGGTGGTGGAGGCCAAGCTGTGCGACGCCGTCGGCGTCTCCAACTACTCGGTGGGGGAGATGGGCTCGATGCACGCCCAGTTGGCCGCCCGCGGTGTGCCGCTGGCCTCCAACCAGATCGAATTTTCGCTGCTGCGGCGCCGCCCGGAAACCACCGGGCTGATCGAAGCCTGCCGACGCCTTGGCGTCGTGCCGCTGGCCTACTCCCCCATTGGGCAGGGTCGCCTCACCGGCAAATACTCAGCGTCCAACCCGCCACCGAAGTCGCGCACGTTCTCCGCCCACCCGATGGAACAGGTCGACCGGATCACCGCCGAACTGGCCCGCATCGGCGAACCCCACGATCGCTCCCCGGCCCAGGTGTCGCTCGCCTGGCTGATCGCCAAGGGCGCCGTGCCCATCCCCGGCGCCAAGAACGCTGAGCAGGCCACCCAGAACGCAGGCGCGCTCGGATGGAGCCTGACGCCCGAAGAGATCGACGTGCTCGACAACCTGGCGCTGCCAGGCCAGCGCACGATCAAACAGCGCATCTGGCAGCACGGCTAACCGGGCCACACAAGGCTGGGATGACGGAATACCGCGTGAGCAGTCCCTCCGTTTCGCCGATTTTGAGCTCAGCTCACCGACTGGAACTTGTAGCCGACGCCACGCACGGTGACGATGCGCTCCGGGGTCGACGGGTTGGGTTCCACCCGGCTGCGTAGACGTTTGATGTGCACATCGAGGGTCTTGGTGTCACCCACGTAGTCCCCGCCCCACACCCGATCGATCAGGGTCGCCCTCGACAGCACCCGGCCCGGGTTCTCAAGCAGCACGGTCAGCAGGTCGAACTCCTTCAGCGGCAGGTTCACCGGCTCTCCCCGCACGGTCACCTCATGACGGTCGAGGTCGACGGTGACGTCCCCGCCGACCAGACGGTCGGCCAGAGGATCATGCATCGCGCCGTCCGTGTCACGCTCGCCATCGACCGGGGTCGGCGAACGTCGACGCATCACCGCACCGATGCGGGCCACCAACTCCCGAAGACGGTAGGGCTTGGTCACGTAGTCGTCGGCACCCACCTCCAACCCGACCACCGTGTCGATCTCCGAACTCTTGGCCGTCACCATGATGATCGGCACGTTCGAGGACGCCCGGATCTCCCTGCACACGTCCAGACCCGACACGTTGGGCAACATCACGTCGAGCAGAACCAGGTCGGGGTTGACCTCGGAAAAACGCGTCAGGGCCTCAGCACCGGTTCGGGCAACCACCACCTCAAAGCCCTCACGTCCCAACCCAACGGTCAGCGCGTCGACGTAGGACTCCTCGTCCTCCACAACCAGGATCACCGCCTGGCTCGCGCGCTCCGCTCTGCTCATGGGCGCTCCGCTCGGACCGCCGGCAACCTCACGGTAAAGGTGGTGCCAACACCCTCGGTGGAGGTCACCTCCACCGAACCGCCGTGGTTCTGGGTGACGTGGCGCACGATGGCCAGGCCCAGCCCGGTGCCTCCGGTGTCCCGTCCGCGCGAGCGGTCCACCCGGTAGAAACGCTCGAAGATCCGCTCGAGGTCGACGCCCGGAATGCCGATGCCCGAGTCGGACACCTCGACGACGATGTCGCCGGGGTGGCTTCGGTAAACGTCGACCGCCACATCCCCACCGTCGGCCGAGTACTTCACCGCGTTGTCCACCAGGTTGAACAGCGCCGAGCCCAACTGGCGATGGTCGCCCCGCACCAACAGCCCCGACCGCTCGGCCGGACCGCAAACCGAAAGCTCGCGTTCCTCTGCCACCGAGGCGATGCGGGCGAGCACCTCGTCGATCACCTCATCGAGTGCGACGACAACCGAGCCGTCGGGTAGCCCGAACTCAATTTGCGTGAGCTCCAGCAGGTCGTCGACCGAACTACCCAGTCGTGTCACCTCGGCCTCGATTCGAGCGGCGAAGCGGCGGGCGGTGGCCGGGTCGGGCTCGTCGGCCATCATCTCGGCCAGCAAAGCGACCGCCCCGACCGGCGTCTTCAACTCGTGGGAGATGTTGGCCACAAAATCGCGCCGCACCGCCTCGGTGCGGGCCACGTCGGAGTCGTCCTGCACCACGGCCATCGCGCCGCCACCATCAAGGGGAACCGCCGTGATGAGGTAGCGCTCAAGTGGTGGTCCGATCAGTTCCTCGGTGCGTCTCACCCGGCGCCCCTCCGTTGCCTCCGCCAAGGCCCCCCGCACCGCCCGCCCAACAAACGCGGACTCGATACGCGGCGCCAGCAGGTGTTCACCAGCGGCGTTGCTCACGCGAACAATGCCCGAGGCATCAACGATGATCGCCGCCACCGGCAGCGCATCGATCACCCGTTGAAGACCCAACCGTTCGTCTGTGGTCCCCGGCTGCGACTCGTTCGTCGGCAGCAATGCTCGCTGCTGCGACGCCGCAAGCAGCGATCTGGTGCGCAGCAACGCACCCACCAGGTATGCACACACCACCGCCAGGATGGCCAACGCCACCCAGCAGCCCGGGTTCACGGCCCGTCGACCGCGCCCGCAGATCGCTGAGCGGCTCGTGCAGCGCCCTTCTGCTCGGGCATCCAACCGGTCACCATGTAACGGACCCGTTCACCGATATTGACCGCATGGTCACCGATACGTTCGTAATAGCGGCCGATCAGCGCCAACTGCACGCCCTCCTGCAAGGTCAGGCATTCCTCGTCATGGGCGGCGAAAATCTCGGCGATGTAGTCGCGATGCAAAGAATCGAGCCGGTCGTCGAGGTCGTCCAGCGCCGCCGCCATCGGCGCGTCGGCCTCGGCGTAGGCCTGGATGGCCAGCCTGTAGAGCCGTGTGGCCTCCTCGCCCATCGAGGCGATCAAGCCGCGCAACCGAGGGGTGATCGTGATGCCGTACAGACGCCGGGTGGCCTTGGCGATGTTGACGGCCAGATCGCCCGACCGCTCGATCTCCGACACCATGCGGATGGCCGCCACGATGGCCCGCATGTCGCCGGCCATCGGCTGTTGCAGCGCCAGTACCCGGTAGCAGGCCTCCTCCAACTCCAACATCAGGCTGTCGAGGATGTCGTCGTCGTCGATGATGGCCTGCGCCTCGGCCAGGTCGATGGCCAGCAGAGTTTCGGTGGCCCGGGGGATCGTCTCGGTCACCACCGCAGCCATGCCCACCAACCGGGTGGTGATGTCGTCCAGGTCATCGTGAAACGACTTGCGAATATCGTGCGGTTCCACCACACCCGCAAGTATCCCACCTGCGCCCGGCTCATCCATCCGGCCACTCATCCGAACCTACCCGTGATGTAGTTCTCGGTGCGTTCGTCGGACGGATTGGAGAAGATCTTCTCCGTATCGCCGAACTCCACCTGGATGCCGGTGCGGCGATCGCCCACGTCGGTCGGTTCTGTGGAGAAGAACGCGGTCTTGTCGCTGACGCGCGCGGCCTGGGCCATGTTGTGGGTGACGATGACGATCGTGTACTCGCTCTGAAGCTCACGCATGAGTTCCTCGATGCGTGCGGTGGCGATGGGGTCGAGAGCGGAGCACGGCTCGTCCATCAACACCACCTCCGGTCCCGATGCGATGGCCCGAGCGATACAGAGGCGCTGTTGCTGGCCTCCCGACAGCCCGAGGGCCAAATCGCCCAAGCGGTCCTTCACCTCATCCCACAGCGCGGCCTTGGTCAGGCTGGTCTCCACGATCTCGTCGAGGTCGGCCTTCCTGGCGCCGCCCACCTTGGGCCCGTATGCCACGTTGGCGTAGATCGACTTGGGAAACGGGTTGGGTTTCTGAAACACCATGCCCACCCGACGGCGAACCTCCACCGGGTTGACCGCCGGGTCGTACAGGTCGACACCGCGGAAATTGACGGCGCCGGTGACCCGTGCCCCTTCGATCAGGTCGTTCATGCGGTTGAAGCAGCGCAGCACGGTGCTCTTCCCGCAGCCCGACGGTCCGATGAACGCAGTGATCTCACCGCTTCTGATGGTCATCGACACGTCGCTGACCGCCCGGAACACGCCGTAGTACACCGACAACTCCGACACCTCGAAGACCGGGGAGGTGAGCAGATCCGGCAGGTGGTCGAGCTCCCCAGGACGTGCGGCGGCGTCGACGGCGTCGGCTACGGCACGGTCGGGAACTGAGGTGTCGGTTGCGGGCCCGACAGGGTTCGGGGAGACCCCCGGATTGGGGCCTTTGGTGGGGCGCGGAGTTGTGAAGATCATTGACGCTTCCTCTCGAAATGATTGCGGGCCAGAATCGACCCTGCGTTGGCAATGAGCAGCACCACCATGAGCACCACGATCACCGTGGCGGTCACAGCGGGCCAACCCTGCGATTCGGGTCGTTTCAGGGTGCCGTAGATCAACATCGGAAGGGCCGTGAAGTTGCCGGTGAGCTGATCCGGGACGTT
Above is a genomic segment from Candidatus Microthrix parvicella Bio17-1 containing:
- a CDS encoding glutamine amidotransferase-related protein, with translation MHLIVVEHEAAASVGRLAPHLVEHRVTTVRPANGDPFPVVADRDDAGGEADNQVDGVIVLGGSMGAYEEFAHPWLIDEKCWIAQVVGAQVPLLGICLGSQLLADATGGRAYRAEGRLEAGVLNLHLTDAGQVDPVVAKAGPRVFAVHGDTFELPPDATLMARTDDYQQAFRIGSALGVQFHPETDADTAIDWAQSLVGPVLDRAGVTQSEFATQLRDAEDELASAAHNLFAAWLDEVDRRITTPGWVQAARARHTSQALTVVPIPEGLPVKIDFWFDPACPWCWLTSRWVETVVPKRDLEITWRSISLFFKNNPDPDHRLYEPTLWSRNLLRVVEAVREAGHEDRVGELYTRFGTHIHHEESIDFHVADDLEALGLDPALAAALDDETYDDAIRASMDAALDLTGEDVGTPLIAFDDTDGERVGLFGPVMSNVPTGDAAVEAWDAFVTLARTPGFWETKRSRSENPNLDSVPPGVRCEPPTAGSN
- a CDS encoding LLM class F420-dependent oxidoreductase; amino-acid sequence: MSIDAGIQVGVVYPQIELNGDPEAVRSLADAVEAQGYRHLVAYDHVLGADHANREPELTGPYDEDDPFHDPFVLFAYLAGRSETLEFASGILILPQRQTALVAKQAADLAVLSGDRFRMGVGVGWNPVEYDALGEDFSTRGRRADEQIGLLRRYWSERTVSFAGRFDRVDRAGILPRPLQPVPVWIGGFGDASLRRAVALGDGFIFGGPRIGVQRSWERLKDLLHEAGRPLDGFGAEYLILSNKGPGDVAAKVQQWRASGGTHAGIVTMGLGLDSTEAHIDYLGLVAAALS
- a CDS encoding nitroreductase family deazaflavin-dependent oxidoreductase, which translates into the protein MPLIGMYVPSPWEPIATQVAQYESSGGEEGGEMEGAPCVILTTRGHKSGNLRKTPLIRVEHDGSYAVVASMGGAPNHPEWYHNLADEAEATIQDGAEVHELVARESGGKEKATWWKRATDVWPAYDDYQASTDRVIPLVLLERVQ
- a CDS encoding fatty acid desaturase family protein → METAPPTDSGGATAGPVHSMVPPASALPDVLPTDRLAASGKAKPPLRDDLRRVASYRNIGTVMGLWAVIVGAWVAAFWWDAPVGFAALFVFMGPMFARLAILAHEAAHRLLFRNRQANDVVGNWLLACPGFVPFSLYRRSHFAHHRDEFGPDEPDIALYAGYPISRASLRRKLTRDALGSSGWKNLKPLLRSMRSAEGRRIGGSILGVQAAIWVVTALATGAWWAYPVLWLGPWMTLWRVLNRLRAIAEHGGMERSKDRRRTTHHIHQSRTADCWITPYNTGWHLAHHTDMGVPWRNLPRYHAELEAAGWITPEITYPSYRAFWKAASTG
- a CDS encoding aldo/keto reductase, with the protein product MPATQPPSQPSAQAQITFPGSSRSCAPLGVGTWAWGDMSTWGMGGYDTNLTEQTISEAFDASMEAGVTLFDTAEVYGGGESERIIGRLLANDQARRERAILATKFMPSPWKLNVRTALRTALEGSLERLGVDRVDLYQLHGPVSLRSHSALADALAEVVEAKLCDAVGVSNYSVGEMGSMHAQLAARGVPLASNQIEFSLLRRRPETTGLIEACRRLGVVPLAYSPIGQGRLTGKYSASNPPPKSRTFSAHPMEQVDRITAELARIGEPHDRSPAQVSLAWLIAKGAVPIPGAKNAEQATQNAGALGWSLTPEEIDVLDNLALPGQRTIKQRIWQHG
- a CDS encoding response regulator transcription factor, which codes for MSRAERASQAVILVVEDEESYVDALTVGLGREGFEVVVARTGAEALTRFSEVNPDLVLLDVMLPNVSGLDVCREIRASSNVPIIMVTAKSSEIDTVVGLEVGADDYVTKPYRLRELVARIGAVMRRRSPTPVDGERDTDGAMHDPLADRLVGGDVTVDLDRHEVTVRGEPVNLPLKEFDLLTVLLENPGRVLSRATLIDRVWGGDYVGDTKTLDVHIKRLRSRVEPNPSTPERIVTVRGVGYKFQSVS
- a CDS encoding sensor histidine kinase, translating into MNPGCWVALAILAVVCAYLVGALLRTRSLLAASQQRALLPTNESQPGTTDERLGLQRVIDALPVAAIIVDASGIVRVSNAAGEHLLAPRIESAFVGRAVRGALAEATEGRRVRRTEELIGPPLERYLITAVPLDGGGAMAVVQDDSDVARTEAVRRDFVANISHELKTPVGAVALLAEMMADEPDPATARRFAARIEAEVTRLGSSVDDLLELTQIEFGLPDGSVVVALDEVIDEVLARIASVAEERELSVCGPAERSGLLVRGDHRQLGSALFNLVDNAVKYSADGGDVAVDVYRSHPGDIVVEVSDSGIGIPGVDLERIFERFYRVDRSRGRDTGGTGLGLAIVRHVTQNHGGSVEVTSTEGVGTTFTVRLPAVRAERP
- the phoU gene encoding phosphate signaling complex protein PhoU, whose product is MDEPGAGGILAGVVEPHDIRKSFHDDLDDITTRLVGMAAVVTETIPRATETLLAIDLAEAQAIIDDDDILDSLMLELEEACYRVLALQQPMAGDMRAIVAAIRMVSEIERSGDLAVNIAKATRRLYGITITPRLRGLIASMGEEATRLYRLAIQAYAEADAPMAAALDDLDDRLDSLHRDYIAEIFAAHDEECLTLQEGVQLALIGRYYERIGDHAVNIGERVRYMVTGWMPEQKGAARAAQRSAGAVDGP
- the pstB gene encoding phosphate ABC transporter ATP-binding protein PstB; translation: MIFTTPRPTKGPNPGVSPNPVGPATDTSVPDRAVADAVDAAARPGELDHLPDLLTSPVFEVSELSVYYGVFRAVSDVSMTIRSGEITAFIGPSGCGKSTVLRCFNRMNDLIEGARVTGAVNFRGVDLYDPAVNPVEVRRRVGMVFQKPNPFPKSIYANVAYGPKVGGARKADLDEIVETSLTKAALWDEVKDRLGDLALGLSGGQQQRLCIARAIASGPEVVLMDEPCSALDPIATARIEELMRELQSEYTIVIVTHNMAQAARVSDKTAFFSTEPTDVGDRRTGIQVEFGDTEKIFSNPSDERTENYITGRFG